The following nucleotide sequence is from Verrucomicrobiota bacterium.
TCGCGGACTTTGTAGTCTTGGATGGCTTCGGTGGTGGTGGTCATGGTTTTGGAGAAGGGTTCAGATGGCTGGCTTCAGGGTTCAGGTTCTTCTTGGATGCGCCTCTGACGGTATTGAATCAAGGACTGGAGCATGGCGCTACTCTCTTTGGCCTTTTCGATGAGATGACTGGATTCGATTAAGCCGAGTCCCTTTGCTAGATAGAGCTGTGTTCGAAGCTCGGCGCTGGAGCCTTGGGCGATCTTTAGAAAGCGAAGCGTATCCGGACCGCTAGCGCGATCATAGCCTTCTGCGATGTTGCTAGGAATCGAAATCGCGCTGCGGTTCAGCTGATCTCGCAGCGCAAAGTCTCCTTCCCAAGACCGAGTGAGCTTCAAAATATCCAAGGCAAGTCGCGAACTCCGTTTCCAAACATCCAGATTCTCAAAGGACTCAAAGCTCATTTACCTGAACCCCGCACCCTGAAACCTCAAAAGGCATCCCTCAGCGCCTCCACCTTATCCTTCTTCTCCCAAGTCAAGGCCCCGAGATTGTCTTCCCGCCCGAAGTGACCGTAGTTGGTGGTGTGCTTGTAGATGGGGCGAAGGAGGTCGAGCTGCTCGATGATGTCGGCCGGCTTGAAGCTGAAAGTTTCTTTGACGGCTGCCTCGATTTTTTCCTCGCTCACTTGCGCGGTGCCAAAGGTGTCGATGCGAATGCTGACCGGGTGGGGGTGGCCGATGGCGTAGGCGACTTGGATTTCGCACTTTTCAGCCAAATCCGCTGCCACCACATTCTTAGCGACCCAGCGGCAAAAGTAGGCCGCTGACCGGTCCACTTTGGAAGGGTCTTTG
It contains:
- a CDS encoding four helix bundle protein, encoding MSFESFENLDVWKRSSRLALDILKLTRSWEGDFALRDQLNRSAISIPSNIAEGYDRASGPDTLRFLKIAQGSSAELRTQLYLAKGLGLIESSHLIEKAKESSAMLQSLIQYRQRRIQEEPEP